One window of the Populus trichocarpa isolate Nisqually-1 chromosome 9, P.trichocarpa_v4.1, whole genome shotgun sequence genome contains the following:
- the LOC7491173 gene encoding uncharacterized protein LOC7491173 isoform X1, with protein MDSRNPNPPCMRVLTRPPTPTPAPGPTPTSSSSPDPQPSSQSHPRSLEGVVVVGFLSRSPDHSTHLINRILDSNAFGSGHLDKTLFVDKEEVKDWFKKRKISYYHEEEKGLLFLQFCSIRCPIIHGFSNSGLEELEFEELQGLLFMFSVCHVILYIQEGSRFDTHVLQKFRLLQASKHALTPYVRSRTIPPLSSRPHSSLSSSRLASSTGSSPVRSGSFTSRNSSAVSIMSGLGSYVSLFPGYCTPVMLFVFVDDFLDVLNSGSSVEESTDSSSFNQSSGLSSVARSNAPAKGSGSVVVLARPVSKSEGGFRKKLQSSLEAQIRFLIKKCRTLSGSESGHTGSRSGAVSSSAPLFSLDASRSVVLLDRSANLRGESLEFATDLVEDILNGKATPDSLLLERHSQNANKEDILSIKEFIYRQSDILRGKGGLVTGTNSGSAAGVGMVAVAAAAAAASASAGSGKTLTTPELPSLEIWLSSSQLILNGILSAKRSCIDETEVVKRKPRQRNTGLAQVEGTSRVMDPLDVAVYLLENSRGLNTKFSTSWCEKALPTAKNEYLKDLPACYATAQHEAHLEKALRAFLSMVRGPAVQLFAKKLEDECTSIWKSGRQLCDAVSLTGKPCMHQRHNVDTGEPHNDAAAKPHSSGYFFLHACACGRSRQLLSDPFDFESANVSSNCFTDCDKLLPAIQLPEGSNIGPIQSSSWSLIRVAGTRYYEPSKGLLQSGFSSTHKFLSKGTIFLEKPTNLNGLPASNLLQGSVIRSSSDPQVEFNGDVDRKKTVFYSADMETGVENQRKLSVNSKLDDKKISFGRNIPNFTMRKPFSEVVAGSSATDSGFPPLQQRKQHPSISEKGSRKNWARDRIVEQVHPKVVQGSHKSEDMSPVQETLNGMASNGGLDGDPFLRIGSNVVPVNINGAEVVKSSKHAIVYVGFEHECPHGHRFLLSLDHLNELGPLYSLPEESRVPTVETSDNSLVDPSNSGRNSGTGKGHRRSKDMAVATANKLRNADKSKEMGANWNPSINGLVKFSGSGKEQKQTSLNVPTRPNFMKCLEADFLSISLDDGGSAFSILNRNLPIYMNCPYCQLSKNKKDPPKVKFAGTLSQLQRIFLVTPPFPVVLATCPVIQFAASCLPSSVSDREQKLQFSLGCQVVLPPESFLTLKLPFVYGVQLVDGNPVPLNAFECQPEMTAWIMRGTALQVVSKASKLREGHQK; from the exons ATGGACTCTCGCAACCCGAACCCACCTTGCATGCGGGTCCTAACCCGACCCCCCACACCCACACCTGCACCTGGACCCACACCCACTTCCTCTTCCTCTCCAGATCCCCAACCATCATCCCAGTCCCATCCTCGCTCCCTGGAAGGTGTAGTGGTGGTTGGGTTCCTTTCCCGGAGCCCCGACCACTCTACACACCTTATCAATCGGATCCTTGACTCCAACGCATTCGGTTCGGGTCATCTCGACAAAACATTGTTTGTGGATAAAGAGGAAGTTAAGGATTGGTTTAAGAAGAGGAAAATCAGTTATTAccatgaagaagagaaaggacTCTTGTTCTTGCAGTTTTGCTCGATCCGCTGCCCCATTATTCATGGGTTCTCGAATTCGGGTTTGGAAGAGCTGGAGTTTGAAGAACTTCAGGGTTTGCTCTTCATGTTCTCT GTTTGCCATGTGATACTATATATACAGGAGGGTTCACGTTTTGACACTCATGTTTTGCAAAAGTTTAGGCTTTTACAAGCATCTAAGCATGCACTAACTCCATATGTGAGATCGAGAACTATCCCGCCACTGTCATCTAGGCCTCATTCTTCGTTGTCTTCATCTAGGCTGGCTTCTTCGACTGGTTCTTCTCCGGTTAGAAGTGGTAGTTTCACGAGTCGCAATTCTTCAGCTGTTTCTATTATGTCTGGTTTAGGTTCCTATGTGTCGTTGTTTCCAGGATATTGTACTCCAGTGATGCTCTTTGTATTCGTCGATGATTTCTTGGATGTGCTGAATTCTGGTTCTAGTGTGGAGGAGTCAACTGATAGTTCCTCATTCAATCAATCTTCTGGTTTGAGTAGTGTGGCTAGGTCAAATGCACCTGCAAAAGGTTCTGGTTCAGTTGTTGTGCTAGCACGCCCTGTAAGTAAATCAGAAGGTGGTTTCAGGAAGAAACTGCAGTCATCTCTTGAAGCACAGATTCGTTTTCTGATAAAGAAATGCCGAACACTATCAGGTTCTGAAAGTGGTCATACTGGTTCGAGAAGTGGGGCTGTTTCAAGTTCTGCACCCTTGTTTTCACTTGACGCATCAAGATCTGTTGTGTTGCTTGACAGGTCTGCTAATCTGAGGGGTGAATCGTTGGAGTTTGCTACTGATCTCGTGGAAGATATTTTGAATGGAAAAGCAACCCCTGATTCTCTTTTGCTTGAAAGGCATAGTCAGAATGCAAACAAAGAGGACATTTTATCCATAAAGGAGTTCATTTACAGGCAGTCTGATATTTTGAGAGGAAAAGGGGGGTTGGTTACTGGCACAAACAGTGGCTCTGCAGCTGGTGTTGGCATGGTTGCAGTTGCTGCAGCTGCAGCTGCAGCTTCAGCTTCAGCTGGGTCTGGAAAGACATTGACTACTCCTGAACTTCCAAGTTTGGAAATATGGTTATCATCCAGTCAACTTATTCTAAATGGAATTCTTTCTGCAAAACGCAGTTGTATTGATGAAACTGAAGTTGTTAAAAGGAAACCTCGTCAACGAAACACTGGTTTAGCTCAAGTTGAAGGAACTTCAAGGGTTATGGATCCTCTAGATGTTGCAGTATATTTGCTGGAAAATAGCAGAGGACTTAACACAAAATTTTCGACTTCGTGGTGTGAAAAAGCTCTTCCAACTGCAAAGAATGAGTATTTGAAGGATTTGCCTGCTTGTTATGCCACTGCACAGCATGAGGCCCATTTAGAAAAAGCATTGCGTGCTTTCCTGTCCATGGTCAGGGGACCTGCAGTTCAACTGTTTGCTAAAAAGCTGGAGGATGAATGCACATCCATCTGGAAATCTGGGAGGCAGCTATGTGATGCTGTTAGTTTGACGGGGAAACCGTGCATGCACCAGAGACACAATGTCGATACTGGTGAGCCGCATAATGATGCTGCAGCCAAGCCACATTCAAGTGGATACTTTTTCCTTCATGCTTGTGCCTGTGGTCGATCACGTCAACTACTGTCTGacccttttgattttgaatcaGCAAATGTATCCTCTAATTGCTTCACAGACTGTGACAAACTCCTTCCTGCCATCCAATTACCTGAGGGCAGCAATATAGGACCGATTCAATCATCTTCATGGAGTTTGATCCGTGTTGCGGGCACAAGGTACTATGAACCTTCTAAGGGCCTCCTGCAGAGCGGGTTCTCTTCTACTcataaatttctttcaaaaggGACAATATTTCTAGAGAAACCGACAAACCTAAATGGCCTACCAGCTTCAAATTTGCTGCAAGGTTCTGTAATTAGGTCAAGTTCAGATCCCCAGGTTGAATTTAATGGTGACGTAGATAGAAAGAAAACTGTGTTTTACTCTGCAGATATGGAGACGGGGGtggaaaatcaaagaaaactttCAGTAAATAGCAAATTAGATgacaaaaaaatcagttttggtAGAAATATTCCAAATTTTACAATGAGAAAGCCTTTTTCTGAGGTTGTAGCCGGATCATCAGCTACAGATTCTGGATTTCCTCCCCTACAGCAGAGGAAACAGCACCCATCAATTTCTGAGAAAGGTTCCAGGAAAAACTGGGCGAGAGATAGGATTGTAGAACAGGTTCATCCTAAAGTTGTTCAAGGATCTCACAAATCTGAAGATATGTCACCTGTTCAAGAAACTTTAAATGGAATGGCTTCTAATGGTGGCCTAGATGGTGATCCTTTCCTACGAATAGGAAGCAATGTTGTCCCTGTGAATATTAATGGTGCTGAAGTAGTGAAATCTTCCAAGCATGCAATAGTTTATGTTGGTTTTGAGCATGAGTGCCCCCATGGCCACCGATTCTTATTAAGTTTAGATCATCTCAATGAACTAGGACCTTTGTATTCTTTGCCTGAAGAGTCTCGTGTACCTACTGTGGAAACTTCAGACAATAGTCTGGTTGATCCTTCAAACTCGGGCAGAAACAGTGGCACTGGTAAAGGTCATCGAAGATCAAAGGACATGGCTGTTGCTACTGCAAATAAGTTGAGAAATGCAGATAAGTCAAAGGAGATGGGGGCAAATTGGAATCCATCTATTAATGGGCTGGTAAAGTTCTCTGGTTCAGGGAAGGAACAGAAACAGACTTCTCTCAATGTTCCAACACGCCCCAATTTTATGAAATGTCTAGAAGCGGACTTTCTTTCTATTAGCCTTGATGATGGTGGAAGTGCTTTCTCCATTTTGAATAGAAATTTACCAATATATATGAATTGCCCTTACTGCCAACTCTCCAAGAACAAGAAGGATCCACCAAAGGTCAAGTTTGCTGGCACATTATCACAGTTGCAGAGGATTTTTCTG GTAACGCCTCCATTTCCAGTTGTGTTGGCCACATGCCCAGTTATACAATTTGCG GCATCGTGCCTCCCGTCATCAGTGTCGGACCGTGAGCAAAAGCTGCAGTTCAGCCTCGGATGTCAAGTAGTCCTACCACCAGAGAGTTTCCTTACTCTCAAACTCCCATTTGTGTATGGTGTACAACTAGTGGATGGAAATCCAGTTCCTCTTAATGCTTTTGAATGTCAACCAGAAATGACAGCCTGGATTATGAGGGGCACAGCCCTGCAAGTTGTTTCCAAGGCAAGTAAACTCAGGGAGGGACACCAGAAGTAG
- the LOC7491173 gene encoding uncharacterized protein LOC7491173 isoform X2, producing the protein MQVCHVILYIQEGSRFDTHVLQKFRLLQASKHALTPYVRSRTIPPLSSRPHSSLSSSRLASSTGSSPVRSGSFTSRNSSAVSIMSGLGSYVSLFPGYCTPVMLFVFVDDFLDVLNSGSSVEESTDSSSFNQSSGLSSVARSNAPAKGSGSVVVLARPVSKSEGGFRKKLQSSLEAQIRFLIKKCRTLSGSESGHTGSRSGAVSSSAPLFSLDASRSVVLLDRSANLRGESLEFATDLVEDILNGKATPDSLLLERHSQNANKEDILSIKEFIYRQSDILRGKGGLVTGTNSGSAAGVGMVAVAAAAAAASASAGSGKTLTTPELPSLEIWLSSSQLILNGILSAKRSCIDETEVVKRKPRQRNTGLAQVEGTSRVMDPLDVAVYLLENSRGLNTKFSTSWCEKALPTAKNEYLKDLPACYATAQHEAHLEKALRAFLSMVRGPAVQLFAKKLEDECTSIWKSGRQLCDAVSLTGKPCMHQRHNVDTGEPHNDAAAKPHSSGYFFLHACACGRSRQLLSDPFDFESANVSSNCFTDCDKLLPAIQLPEGSNIGPIQSSSWSLIRVAGTRYYEPSKGLLQSGFSSTHKFLSKGTIFLEKPTNLNGLPASNLLQGSVIRSSSDPQVEFNGDVDRKKTVFYSADMETGVENQRKLSVNSKLDDKKISFGRNIPNFTMRKPFSEVVAGSSATDSGFPPLQQRKQHPSISEKGSRKNWARDRIVEQVHPKVVQGSHKSEDMSPVQETLNGMASNGGLDGDPFLRIGSNVVPVNINGAEVVKSSKHAIVYVGFEHECPHGHRFLLSLDHLNELGPLYSLPEESRVPTVETSDNSLVDPSNSGRNSGTGKGHRRSKDMAVATANKLRNADKSKEMGANWNPSINGLVKFSGSGKEQKQTSLNVPTRPNFMKCLEADFLSISLDDGGSAFSILNRNLPIYMNCPYCQLSKNKKDPPKVKFAGTLSQLQRIFLVTPPFPVVLATCPVIQFAASCLPSSVSDREQKLQFSLGCQVVLPPESFLTLKLPFVYGVQLVDGNPVPLNAFECQPEMTAWIMRGTALQVVSKASKLREGHQK; encoded by the exons ATGCAGGTTTGCCATGTGATACTATATATACAGGAGGGTTCACGTTTTGACACTCATGTTTTGCAAAAGTTTAGGCTTTTACAAGCATCTAAGCATGCACTAACTCCATATGTGAGATCGAGAACTATCCCGCCACTGTCATCTAGGCCTCATTCTTCGTTGTCTTCATCTAGGCTGGCTTCTTCGACTGGTTCTTCTCCGGTTAGAAGTGGTAGTTTCACGAGTCGCAATTCTTCAGCTGTTTCTATTATGTCTGGTTTAGGTTCCTATGTGTCGTTGTTTCCAGGATATTGTACTCCAGTGATGCTCTTTGTATTCGTCGATGATTTCTTGGATGTGCTGAATTCTGGTTCTAGTGTGGAGGAGTCAACTGATAGTTCCTCATTCAATCAATCTTCTGGTTTGAGTAGTGTGGCTAGGTCAAATGCACCTGCAAAAGGTTCTGGTTCAGTTGTTGTGCTAGCACGCCCTGTAAGTAAATCAGAAGGTGGTTTCAGGAAGAAACTGCAGTCATCTCTTGAAGCACAGATTCGTTTTCTGATAAAGAAATGCCGAACACTATCAGGTTCTGAAAGTGGTCATACTGGTTCGAGAAGTGGGGCTGTTTCAAGTTCTGCACCCTTGTTTTCACTTGACGCATCAAGATCTGTTGTGTTGCTTGACAGGTCTGCTAATCTGAGGGGTGAATCGTTGGAGTTTGCTACTGATCTCGTGGAAGATATTTTGAATGGAAAAGCAACCCCTGATTCTCTTTTGCTTGAAAGGCATAGTCAGAATGCAAACAAAGAGGACATTTTATCCATAAAGGAGTTCATTTACAGGCAGTCTGATATTTTGAGAGGAAAAGGGGGGTTGGTTACTGGCACAAACAGTGGCTCTGCAGCTGGTGTTGGCATGGTTGCAGTTGCTGCAGCTGCAGCTGCAGCTTCAGCTTCAGCTGGGTCTGGAAAGACATTGACTACTCCTGAACTTCCAAGTTTGGAAATATGGTTATCATCCAGTCAACTTATTCTAAATGGAATTCTTTCTGCAAAACGCAGTTGTATTGATGAAACTGAAGTTGTTAAAAGGAAACCTCGTCAACGAAACACTGGTTTAGCTCAAGTTGAAGGAACTTCAAGGGTTATGGATCCTCTAGATGTTGCAGTATATTTGCTGGAAAATAGCAGAGGACTTAACACAAAATTTTCGACTTCGTGGTGTGAAAAAGCTCTTCCAACTGCAAAGAATGAGTATTTGAAGGATTTGCCTGCTTGTTATGCCACTGCACAGCATGAGGCCCATTTAGAAAAAGCATTGCGTGCTTTCCTGTCCATGGTCAGGGGACCTGCAGTTCAACTGTTTGCTAAAAAGCTGGAGGATGAATGCACATCCATCTGGAAATCTGGGAGGCAGCTATGTGATGCTGTTAGTTTGACGGGGAAACCGTGCATGCACCAGAGACACAATGTCGATACTGGTGAGCCGCATAATGATGCTGCAGCCAAGCCACATTCAAGTGGATACTTTTTCCTTCATGCTTGTGCCTGTGGTCGATCACGTCAACTACTGTCTGacccttttgattttgaatcaGCAAATGTATCCTCTAATTGCTTCACAGACTGTGACAAACTCCTTCCTGCCATCCAATTACCTGAGGGCAGCAATATAGGACCGATTCAATCATCTTCATGGAGTTTGATCCGTGTTGCGGGCACAAGGTACTATGAACCTTCTAAGGGCCTCCTGCAGAGCGGGTTCTCTTCTACTcataaatttctttcaaaaggGACAATATTTCTAGAGAAACCGACAAACCTAAATGGCCTACCAGCTTCAAATTTGCTGCAAGGTTCTGTAATTAGGTCAAGTTCAGATCCCCAGGTTGAATTTAATGGTGACGTAGATAGAAAGAAAACTGTGTTTTACTCTGCAGATATGGAGACGGGGGtggaaaatcaaagaaaactttCAGTAAATAGCAAATTAGATgacaaaaaaatcagttttggtAGAAATATTCCAAATTTTACAATGAGAAAGCCTTTTTCTGAGGTTGTAGCCGGATCATCAGCTACAGATTCTGGATTTCCTCCCCTACAGCAGAGGAAACAGCACCCATCAATTTCTGAGAAAGGTTCCAGGAAAAACTGGGCGAGAGATAGGATTGTAGAACAGGTTCATCCTAAAGTTGTTCAAGGATCTCACAAATCTGAAGATATGTCACCTGTTCAAGAAACTTTAAATGGAATGGCTTCTAATGGTGGCCTAGATGGTGATCCTTTCCTACGAATAGGAAGCAATGTTGTCCCTGTGAATATTAATGGTGCTGAAGTAGTGAAATCTTCCAAGCATGCAATAGTTTATGTTGGTTTTGAGCATGAGTGCCCCCATGGCCACCGATTCTTATTAAGTTTAGATCATCTCAATGAACTAGGACCTTTGTATTCTTTGCCTGAAGAGTCTCGTGTACCTACTGTGGAAACTTCAGACAATAGTCTGGTTGATCCTTCAAACTCGGGCAGAAACAGTGGCACTGGTAAAGGTCATCGAAGATCAAAGGACATGGCTGTTGCTACTGCAAATAAGTTGAGAAATGCAGATAAGTCAAAGGAGATGGGGGCAAATTGGAATCCATCTATTAATGGGCTGGTAAAGTTCTCTGGTTCAGGGAAGGAACAGAAACAGACTTCTCTCAATGTTCCAACACGCCCCAATTTTATGAAATGTCTAGAAGCGGACTTTCTTTCTATTAGCCTTGATGATGGTGGAAGTGCTTTCTCCATTTTGAATAGAAATTTACCAATATATATGAATTGCCCTTACTGCCAACTCTCCAAGAACAAGAAGGATCCACCAAAGGTCAAGTTTGCTGGCACATTATCACAGTTGCAGAGGATTTTTCTG GTAACGCCTCCATTTCCAGTTGTGTTGGCCACATGCCCAGTTATACAATTTGCG GCATCGTGCCTCCCGTCATCAGTGTCGGACCGTGAGCAAAAGCTGCAGTTCAGCCTCGGATGTCAAGTAGTCCTACCACCAGAGAGTTTCCTTACTCTCAAACTCCCATTTGTGTATGGTGTACAACTAGTGGATGGAAATCCAGTTCCTCTTAATGCTTTTGAATGTCAACCAGAAATGACAGCCTGGATTATGAGGGGCACAGCCCTGCAAGTTGTTTCCAAGGCAAGTAAACTCAGGGAGGGACACCAGAAGTAG
- the LOC7491174 gene encoding superoxide dismutase [Cu-Zn], chloroplastic, protein MQAAAIAAMAAHAILTAMPPILHLPLSPLPPNHSSFHGVSLKPPRQSFSLSLAAKKQPPLFVVASATKKAVAVLKGTSNVEGVVILTQEADGPTTVNARITGLTPGPHGFHLHQYGDTTNGCVSTGAHFNPNNLTHGAPEDEIRHAGDLGNIVATADGVAEAIIVDNQIPLSGPNTVIGRALVVHELEDDLGKGRHELSSTTGNAGGRLACGVVGLTPV, encoded by the exons ATGCAAGCAGCTGCAATAGCAGCCATGGCAGCCCACGCAATCCTCACAGCCATGCCACCAATTCTtcacctccctctctctccactTCCTCCTAATCATTCCTCTTTCCATGGCGTCTCCCTTAAACCCCCACGCCAatctttttccctctctctcgcTGCCAAGAAGCAACCACCTCTTTTTGTTGTTGCTTCTGCTACCAAGAAAGCTGTTGCTGTCCTTAAAGGCACTTCTAATGTTGAAGGCGTCGTCATTTTGACCCAGGAAGCCGATG GTCCTACAACTGTGAATGCTCGTATTACTGGGCTTACTCCAGGGCCTCATGGATTCCACCTG CATCAATATGGTGACACAACAAATGGATGCGTGTCAACAG GAGCACATTTTAATCCTAACAATTTGACACATGGTGCTCCTGAGGATGAAATCCGTCATGCGGGTGACCTGGGAAACATAGTTGCTACTGCTGATG GGGTGGCAGAGGCAATAATAGTGGATAACCAG atACCACTGAGTGGTCCTAACACGGTGATTGGAAGAGCACTTGTGGTTCATGAGCTCGAGGATGACCTTGGAAAGG GCAGGCATGAACTCAGCTCAACCACTGGGAATGCAGGTGGAAGATTGGCATGTG GAGTTGTTGGTTTGACTCCAGTATAA